Proteins from a single region of Nocardioides anomalus:
- the trpC gene encoding indole-3-glycerol phosphate synthase TrpC: MSVLDDIVAGVREDLGPRRAAVSEADLRAALADVDPPRDPMPAFRAEGSSVIAEVKRRSPSKGDLADIADPAALARQYAAGGAAAISVLTEQRRFGGSLADLRAVRAAVDTPLLRKDFVVEPYQVLEARAAGADLVLLIVAALDDDALRSLHDQARELGLTVLVEVHDEAETERAVALGAELVGVNARDLKTLAVDQDAFGRLAPQIPDDRVKVAESGIFGPVDVKRHVAEGARAVLVGEALVKDGDPEAAVRAMTGVQA; this comes from the coding sequence ATGTCCGTGCTCGACGACATCGTCGCCGGCGTGCGCGAGGACCTCGGACCGCGGCGTGCCGCGGTCAGCGAGGCCGACCTCCGGGCGGCGCTGGCCGACGTGGACCCGCCGCGCGACCCCATGCCGGCGTTCCGCGCCGAGGGCTCGAGCGTCATCGCCGAGGTCAAGCGGCGCAGCCCCAGCAAGGGCGACCTCGCCGACATCGCGGACCCGGCCGCCCTGGCCCGGCAGTACGCCGCCGGCGGGGCCGCCGCGATCAGCGTGCTCACCGAGCAGCGCCGCTTCGGGGGCAGCCTCGCCGACCTGCGCGCCGTGCGCGCGGCCGTGGACACCCCGCTGCTGCGCAAGGACTTCGTGGTCGAGCCCTACCAGGTGCTCGAGGCCCGGGCCGCCGGCGCCGACCTGGTCCTGCTCATCGTGGCCGCCCTGGACGACGACGCGCTGAGGAGCCTGCACGACCAGGCCCGCGAGCTGGGGCTGACCGTGCTGGTCGAGGTCCACGACGAGGCCGAGACCGAGCGGGCCGTCGCGCTCGGCGCCGAGCTGGTGGGCGTCAACGCCCGCGACCTCAAGACCCTCGCGGTCGACCAGGACGCCTTCGGCCGGCTCGCTCCGCAGATCCCCGACGACCGGGTCAAGGTGGCCGAGTCGGGCATCTTCGGACCCGTGGACGTCAAGCGCCACGTCGCCGAGGGTGCACGCGCGGTCCTCGTGGGCGAGGCGCTGGTCAAGGACGGCGACCCCGAGGCCGCGGTCCGTGCGATGACAGGAGTGCAGGCGTGA
- the trpB gene encoding tryptophan synthase subunit beta, with the protein MPEALVAALDELTQAYRDAMADPTFVHDFETISREYAGTPSLLYDASRLTERIGGARILLKREDLNHTGAHKIRNVLGQALLTKRMGKSRVIAETGAGQHGVASATAAAYFGLDCTVYMGAVDTRRQALNVARMELLGAKVVPVESGSATLKDAINEALREWVASVDHTAYLFGTAAGPHPFPSMVRDFTRGIGDEARAQCLELTGRLPDAVAACVGGGSNAIGLFTAFLGDRDVRIYGFEPGGDGVETGRHAATIHAGDSGVLHGARTFVLQDEDGQTIESHSISAGLDYPGVGPQHAHLAKSGRADYLPITDAQAMDALAVLARTEGIIAAIESAHALAGAYDVARELGPDGLVIVNLSGRGDKDMETAREWFGLGQKTVEQL; encoded by the coding sequence ATGCCCGAGGCCCTCGTGGCCGCGCTCGACGAGCTCACCCAGGCCTACCGCGACGCGATGGCCGACCCGACGTTCGTGCACGACTTCGAGACCATCTCGCGCGAGTACGCCGGCACCCCGAGCCTGCTCTACGACGCCTCCCGCCTCACCGAGCGGATCGGCGGCGCGCGGATCCTGCTCAAGCGCGAGGACCTCAACCACACCGGCGCCCACAAGATCCGCAACGTGCTGGGCCAGGCCCTGCTGACCAAGCGGATGGGCAAGAGCCGCGTCATCGCCGAGACCGGCGCCGGTCAGCACGGCGTGGCCAGCGCGACCGCGGCGGCGTACTTCGGGCTCGACTGCACCGTCTACATGGGCGCGGTCGACACCCGCCGCCAGGCCCTCAACGTGGCCCGCATGGAGCTGCTGGGCGCCAAGGTGGTCCCGGTCGAGTCCGGCAGCGCCACACTCAAGGACGCCATCAACGAGGCGCTGCGCGAGTGGGTGGCCAGCGTCGACCACACGGCGTACCTCTTCGGCACCGCCGCCGGCCCGCACCCGTTCCCCAGCATGGTCCGTGACTTCACCCGCGGCATCGGTGACGAGGCCCGGGCCCAGTGCCTCGAGCTGACCGGCCGGCTGCCCGACGCCGTCGCGGCCTGCGTCGGCGGCGGCTCCAACGCGATCGGGCTGTTCACCGCGTTCCTGGGCGACCGGGACGTGCGCATCTACGGCTTCGAGCCCGGCGGCGACGGTGTGGAGACCGGCCGGCACGCCGCCACCATCCACGCCGGCGACTCCGGGGTGCTGCACGGCGCGCGGACCTTCGTGCTGCAGGACGAGGACGGGCAGACCATCGAGTCGCACTCGATCTCGGCCGGCCTCGACTACCCCGGCGTCGGGCCGCAGCACGCCCACCTGGCCAAGAGCGGGCGCGCCGACTACTTGCCGATCACCGACGCCCAGGCCATGGACGCGCTGGCCGTGCTGGCCCGCACCGAGGGGATCATCGCGGCCATCGAGTCCGCGCACGCCCTGGCCGGCGCCTACGACGTGGCCCGCGAGCTCGGCCCGGACGGCCTGGTCATCGTCAACCTCTCCGGTCGCGGCGACAAGGACATGGAGACCGCGCGCGAGTGGTTCGGCCTGGGCCAGAAGACGGTCGAACAGCTGTGA
- the trpA gene encoding tryptophan synthase subunit alpha — MSTTEAFAKARAEDRAVLLGYLPAGFPDVAGGVEALTAMVEAGCDAIEVGLPYSDPVMDGPTVQAAAQQALERGFRVRDVFTTVEAVAATGVPTVVMTYWNPVERYGVDRFARDLAAAGGSGLITPDLTPDADPLWPAAADAHDLDKVYLVAPSSTEERIAMTTAACRGFVYATAVMGVTGARSTTSDLAEPLVRRTKQATDLPVGVGLGVSNGDQAAEIAAYADAVIVGSAFVRTLLDHPDDRAAGLRALRDLTEDLAAGVRRG; from the coding sequence GTGAGCACCACCGAGGCCTTCGCGAAGGCCCGCGCCGAGGACCGTGCGGTCCTGCTCGGCTACCTCCCGGCGGGCTTCCCCGACGTGGCCGGCGGCGTCGAGGCGCTCACGGCCATGGTCGAGGCCGGTTGTGACGCCATCGAGGTCGGGTTGCCCTACAGCGACCCGGTGATGGACGGCCCCACCGTGCAGGCCGCCGCCCAGCAGGCCCTGGAGCGCGGCTTCCGGGTCCGCGACGTGTTCACCACCGTGGAGGCGGTCGCCGCGACCGGCGTGCCCACCGTGGTCATGACCTACTGGAACCCCGTCGAGCGCTACGGCGTGGACCGCTTCGCGCGCGACCTCGCCGCCGCCGGGGGATCGGGTCTCATCACCCCCGACCTGACGCCCGACGCCGACCCGCTCTGGCCGGCCGCCGCGGACGCTCACGACCTCGACAAGGTCTACCTCGTCGCGCCGTCCTCGACCGAGGAGCGGATCGCCATGACCACGGCCGCCTGCCGCGGCTTCGTCTACGCCACTGCGGTCATGGGCGTCACCGGCGCCCGGTCGACGACCAGCGACCTGGCCGAGCCGCTGGTGCGGCGCACCAAGCAGGCCACCGACCTGCCGGTCGGCGTCGGGCTGGGGGTCAGCAACGGCGACCAGGCGGCCGAGATCGCGGCGTACGCCGACGCGGTGATCGTCGGCTCGGCCTTCGTGCGCACCCTGCTCGACCACCCCGACGACCGCGCGGCCGGGCTGCGCGCGCTGCGCGACCTCACCGAGGACCTCGCCGCCGGTGTCCGGCGTGGTTAG
- a CDS encoding SCO family protein: MVRRVLAPVLLALLLLLGACGGDDVQAGELHGSVLDPPFDVAGDELQTTDGTPYSLTKDTDKRLTLLFFGYTRCDDVCPAVMANLASAMTRLSDSDRKQVDVVFATTDPAYDTPQVIRQYVDRYDQSFIGVTGSLEQLEDVAGSVAAALGTKQPDGSYQSDAHTTQVTGIDSDDQAPIYWGATTSSAQFAQDIHTLLGKP, from the coding sequence GTGGTTAGGAGGGTCCTCGCCCCGGTCCTGCTAGCTCTGCTCCTCCTGCTCGGTGCGTGCGGCGGCGACGACGTCCAGGCCGGCGAGCTGCACGGCAGCGTGCTCGACCCGCCCTTCGACGTGGCCGGCGACGAGCTGCAGACGACCGACGGCACGCCGTACTCCCTGACCAAGGACACCGACAAGCGGCTCACGCTGCTCTTCTTCGGCTACACCCGCTGTGACGACGTGTGCCCGGCGGTGATGGCCAACCTGGCCTCGGCGATGACGCGGCTCAGCGACTCCGACCGCAAGCAGGTCGACGTGGTCTTCGCGACCACCGACCCGGCCTACGACACCCCTCAGGTCATCCGGCAGTACGTCGACCGCTACGACCAGAGCTTCATCGGCGTCACGGGCTCGCTGGAGCAGCTCGAGGACGTCGCGGGCTCGGTCGCGGCCGCGCTGGGGACCAAGCAGCCCGACGGCAGCTACCAGTCCGACGCGCACACCACCCAGGTCACGGGGATCGACAGCGACGACCAGGCCCCGATCTACTGGGGTGCGACCACGTCCTCGGCGCAGTTCGCCCAGGACATCCACACCCTCCTGGGGAAGCCGTGA
- the lgt gene encoding prolipoprotein diacylglyceryl transferase, whose product MIPLFIPSPSNGVWHLGPVPIRGYALAIILGIVASIWIGERRWAARGGRAGEIQDLAVWAVPFGLVGGRLYHVATDHERYFGADGNPWQILYVWKGGLGIWGSIFLGAVGAMIAAHRRGMRIAPMVDILAPGLLVAQALGRWGNWFNQELFGKPTDLPWALEIDPQHRPPGYEDQTTFHPTFLYECLWDLGVFGVLLALDRRFRIGHGRMLALYVMGYTLGRGWIEMLRIDTVELSDVGGLRFNVWTSIVLFVVAAIYFVVSLRLWPGREESVYVEGHDGRGDEPPTGEPVDVTPPRPDGETVEGRAVHDPETRAGPGPSA is encoded by the coding sequence GTGATCCCGCTCTTCATCCCGAGCCCGTCCAACGGCGTCTGGCACCTCGGGCCGGTCCCGATCCGGGGCTACGCCCTGGCCATCATCCTCGGCATCGTCGCCTCGATCTGGATCGGCGAGCGCCGCTGGGCGGCCCGCGGTGGTCGCGCGGGGGAGATCCAGGACCTGGCCGTGTGGGCGGTGCCCTTCGGCCTGGTCGGCGGCCGGCTCTACCACGTGGCCACCGACCACGAGCGCTACTTCGGCGCCGACGGCAACCCGTGGCAGATCCTCTACGTCTGGAAGGGCGGCCTCGGCATCTGGGGCTCGATCTTCCTGGGCGCCGTGGGGGCGATGATCGCCGCCCACCGCCGCGGGATGCGGATCGCGCCGATGGTCGACATCCTCGCCCCCGGCCTGCTGGTCGCCCAGGCGCTGGGCCGCTGGGGCAACTGGTTCAACCAGGAGCTCTTCGGCAAGCCCACCGACCTGCCGTGGGCGCTCGAGATCGATCCGCAGCACCGGCCGCCCGGCTACGAGGACCAGACGACGTTCCACCCGACGTTCCTCTACGAGTGCCTGTGGGACCTCGGCGTCTTCGGCGTGCTCCTGGCCCTCGACCGGCGCTTCAGGATCGGGCACGGCCGGATGCTCGCGCTCTACGTCATGGGCTACACACTCGGCCGCGGCTGGATCGAGATGCTGCGCATCGACACCGTCGAGCTCAGCGACGTGGGCGGGCTGCGCTTCAACGTCTGGACCTCGATCGTGCTGTTCGTCGTCGCGGCGATCTACTTCGTGGTCAGCCTGCGGCTGTGGCCGGGCCGCGAGGAGTCGGTGTACGTCGAGGGGCACGACGGCCGGGGCGACGAGCCCCCCACCGGTGAGCCGGTCGACGTGACCCCGCCGCGCCCGGACGGCGAGACGGTGGAGGGCCGGGCTGTTCACGACCCGGAAACACGTGCGGGTCCGGGTCCCTCTGCTTGA
- the gltB gene encoding glutamate synthase large subunit, protein MPYQHAFPPPQGLYDPRHEKDACGVAFVATLTGEASHDIVRKGVTALLNLDHRGAAGAEPNSGDGAGILLQVPDAFLRAVSAEAGFELPPPRSYAVGTAFLPGDEEEVAKTKRRIEEIAAEEHLDVLGWRDVPVDPSSLGKTAHAVMPSFAQLFVTASGQRLTGMALERLAYCLRRRSEKETDAYFPSLSSRTLVYKGMLTPAQLDEVFPDLRDQRMTSALAVVHSRFSTNTFPSWPLSHPFRFIAHNGEINTVMGNRNWMRAREALLASDLIPGDLERLYPICTPGASDSASFDEVLELLHMGGRSLPHAVLMMIPEAWENHGEMDAARRAFYEFHSNLMEPWDGPACVVFTDGDQIGAVLDRNGLRPSRYWVTDDGLVVLASEVGVLDLDPATVVRKGRLQPGRMFLVDTSEHRIIEDDEVKSGLAAENPYEEWLHAGQVHLNDIPDREHIVHTHASVTRRQQIFGYTEEELRVLLTPMANVGAEPIGSMGTDTPIAALSDKPRLLFDYFAQLFAQVTNPPLDAIREELVTSLQGSIGPEANLLEPQPASCRQIVLPFPVFSNDDLAKIRHINRDGDMPGFQTHVVRGLYDVEGGGTALAARIDELCAEVSQAIADGARIIVLSDRHSTQELAPIPSLLLTGAVHHHLVREKTRTQVGLLVEAGDVREVHHVALLIGYGAAAVNPYLAMESVEDLAREAHYVKAEPEVAVKNLIKALGKGVLKVMSKMGVSTVASYTGAQIFEALGLSQQVVDRYFTGTTSKLGGIDLDVIAEEVARRHRTAYPRGGIAPSHRELSIGGEYQWRREGEPHLFDPETVFRLQHSTRTGRYDVFKQYTSRVDEQAQRLMTLRGLFKFKGAEVTGRDPVPLDEVEPVSDIVKRFSTGAMSYGSISKEAHETLAIAMNRLGAKSNTGEGGEDADRLLDPERRSAIKQVASGRFGVTSEYLTHADDIQIKMAQGAKPGEGGQLPGHKVYPWVARTRHSTPGVGLISPPPHHDIYSIEDLAQLIHDLKNANPSARVHVKLVAEVGVGTVATGVSKAHADVVLISGHDGGTGASPLTSLKHAGGPWELGLAETQQTLLLNGLRDRIVVQTDGQLKTGRDVVVAALLGAEEYGFATAPLVVSGCIMMRVCHLDTCPVGVATQNPVLRERYAGQAEYVVNFFEFIAEEVRELLAELGFRSLDEAIGQVSALDMVDAVNHWKAAGLDLSPILHEPDLSAFPGQDVRQTKKQDHGLEKSLDVTELVPLCRPAIERGEPVRAQVAIRNVNRTVGTILGHEVTKAHGGEGLPEGTIDLTFLGSAGQSFGAFVPRGITLRLEGDANDYVGKGLSGGRIVVRPDRAATFRADEQIIAGNVIAYGATSGRIHIRGGVGERFAVRNSGAWAVTEGVGDHACEYMTGGRVVVLGKTGRNFGAGMSGGVAWVLDLKEHRVNKELVELGPVEGEAALELEQLVRDHAEETGSEVAEALLADWPAALSRFTEVMPTDYRTVLEAKAKAEAEGKSEGEVATAMMEALHG, encoded by the coding sequence ATGCCCTACCAGCACGCCTTCCCCCCGCCCCAGGGGCTCTACGACCCGCGCCACGAGAAGGACGCCTGCGGCGTGGCCTTCGTGGCGACGCTCACCGGCGAGGCCAGCCACGACATCGTGCGCAAGGGCGTCACCGCGCTGCTCAACCTCGACCACCGCGGCGCCGCCGGGGCCGAGCCCAACTCCGGTGACGGCGCCGGCATCCTGCTGCAGGTCCCGGACGCGTTCCTGCGCGCGGTGAGCGCCGAGGCCGGCTTCGAGCTCCCGCCGCCCCGCTCGTACGCCGTCGGCACCGCCTTCCTGCCCGGCGACGAGGAGGAGGTGGCCAAGACCAAGCGCCGGATCGAGGAGATCGCGGCCGAGGAGCACCTCGACGTGCTCGGCTGGCGCGACGTGCCGGTCGACCCGTCCTCGCTGGGCAAGACCGCTCACGCGGTGATGCCGTCGTTCGCCCAGCTCTTCGTCACCGCCTCCGGCCAGCGCCTCACCGGCATGGCCCTCGAGCGGCTGGCCTACTGCCTGCGCCGGCGCTCGGAGAAGGAGACCGACGCCTACTTCCCGTCGCTGTCCTCGCGGACCCTGGTCTACAAGGGGATGCTCACCCCGGCGCAGCTCGACGAGGTCTTCCCCGACCTGCGCGACCAGCGGATGACCTCGGCCCTCGCGGTCGTGCACTCCCGCTTCTCGACCAACACCTTCCCGAGCTGGCCGCTGTCGCACCCGTTCCGGTTCATCGCCCACAACGGCGAGATCAACACCGTGATGGGCAACCGCAACTGGATGCGCGCCCGCGAGGCGCTGCTCGCCTCCGACCTGATCCCGGGCGACCTGGAGCGGCTCTACCCGATCTGCACCCCCGGCGCGTCGGACTCCGCGTCCTTCGACGAGGTCCTCGAGCTGCTCCACATGGGCGGCCGCTCGCTGCCGCACGCCGTGCTGATGATGATCCCGGAGGCCTGGGAGAACCACGGCGAGATGGACGCCGCCCGGCGCGCGTTCTACGAGTTCCACTCCAACCTGATGGAGCCCTGGGACGGCCCGGCCTGCGTCGTGTTCACCGACGGCGACCAGATCGGCGCGGTCCTGGACCGCAACGGCCTGCGCCCGAGCCGCTACTGGGTCACCGACGACGGGCTCGTCGTCCTGGCCTCCGAGGTCGGCGTGCTCGACCTCGACCCCGCCACCGTGGTGCGAAAGGGCCGGCTGCAGCCGGGCCGGATGTTCCTGGTCGACACCTCCGAGCACCGCATCATCGAGGACGACGAGGTCAAGTCCGGGCTCGCCGCGGAGAACCCCTACGAGGAGTGGCTGCACGCCGGCCAGGTGCACCTCAACGACATCCCCGACCGCGAGCACATCGTCCACACCCACGCCTCGGTCACCCGCCGCCAGCAGATCTTCGGCTACACCGAGGAGGAGCTGCGGGTCCTGCTCACGCCGATGGCCAACGTCGGCGCCGAGCCGATCGGCTCGATGGGCACCGACACCCCCATCGCGGCGCTGAGCGACAAGCCGCGGCTGCTGTTCGACTACTTCGCGCAGCTGTTCGCCCAGGTGACCAATCCGCCGCTGGACGCCATCCGCGAGGAGCTGGTCACCTCGCTGCAGGGCTCGATCGGCCCCGAGGCCAACCTGCTCGAGCCGCAGCCGGCCTCCTGCCGCCAGATCGTGCTCCCGTTCCCGGTCTTCTCCAACGACGACCTGGCCAAGATCCGCCACATCAACCGCGACGGCGACATGCCGGGCTTCCAGACCCACGTGGTGCGCGGCCTGTACGACGTCGAGGGCGGCGGCACCGCCCTGGCGGCCCGCATCGACGAGCTGTGCGCCGAGGTCAGCCAGGCCATCGCCGACGGCGCGCGCATCATCGTGCTGTCCGACCGGCACTCGACCCAGGAGCTGGCGCCGATCCCGTCGCTGCTGCTCACCGGCGCGGTCCACCACCACCTGGTCCGCGAGAAGACCCGCACGCAGGTCGGGCTGCTGGTCGAGGCCGGCGACGTCCGCGAGGTGCACCACGTCGCGCTGCTCATCGGGTACGGCGCGGCCGCGGTCAACCCCTACCTCGCCATGGAGTCGGTCGAGGACCTCGCCCGCGAGGCCCACTACGTCAAGGCCGAGCCCGAGGTCGCGGTCAAGAACCTCATCAAGGCGCTCGGCAAGGGCGTGCTCAAGGTGATGTCCAAGATGGGCGTCTCGACCGTCGCCTCCTACACCGGCGCCCAGATCTTCGAGGCGCTCGGGCTGTCCCAGCAGGTCGTGGACCGCTACTTCACCGGCACCACCTCCAAGCTCGGCGGCATCGACCTCGACGTCATCGCCGAGGAGGTCGCCCGACGCCACCGCACGGCGTACCCCCGCGGCGGGATCGCGCCGTCGCACCGCGAGCTGTCCATCGGCGGGGAGTACCAGTGGCGCCGCGAGGGCGAGCCGCACCTGTTCGACCCCGAGACCGTCTTCCGGCTCCAGCACTCCACGCGCACCGGTCGCTACGACGTGTTCAAGCAGTACACCTCGCGGGTCGACGAGCAGGCCCAGCGGCTGATGACGCTGCGCGGGCTGTTCAAGTTCAAGGGCGCGGAGGTCACCGGGCGCGACCCGGTCCCGCTGGACGAGGTCGAGCCGGTCTCGGACATCGTCAAGCGCTTCTCCACCGGCGCGATGTCCTACGGCTCCATCTCCAAGGAGGCGCACGAGACCCTCGCCATCGCCATGAACCGGCTGGGCGCGAAGTCCAACACCGGTGAGGGCGGCGAGGACGCCGACCGGCTCCTCGACCCCGAGCGGCGCTCGGCGATCAAGCAGGTCGCCTCCGGCCGCTTCGGCGTGACGTCGGAGTACCTCACGCACGCCGACGACATCCAGATCAAGATGGCCCAGGGCGCCAAGCCTGGCGAGGGCGGCCAGCTGCCCGGCCACAAGGTCTACCCGTGGGTAGCCCGGACCCGGCACTCCACGCCGGGCGTCGGCCTGATCAGCCCGCCGCCGCACCACGACATCTACTCCATCGAGGACCTGGCGCAGCTGATCCACGACCTCAAGAACGCCAACCCGTCGGCCCGCGTGCACGTCAAGCTGGTGGCCGAGGTCGGCGTGGGCACGGTGGCCACGGGCGTGTCCAAGGCGCACGCCGACGTGGTGCTCATCTCGGGCCACGACGGCGGCACCGGCGCCTCGCCGCTCACCTCGCTGAAGCACGCCGGCGGTCCCTGGGAGCTCGGCCTGGCCGAGACCCAGCAGACCCTGCTGCTCAACGGGCTGCGCGACCGGATCGTGGTGCAGACCGACGGCCAGCTCAAGACCGGCCGCGACGTGGTCGTGGCCGCGCTGCTCGGCGCCGAGGAGTACGGCTTCGCCACCGCCCCGCTCGTGGTCTCGGGCTGCATCATGATGCGGGTCTGCCACCTCGACACCTGCCCGGTGGGCGTCGCCACGCAGAACCCCGTCCTGCGCGAGCGGTACGCCGGCCAGGCGGAGTACGTCGTCAACTTCTTCGAGTTCATCGCCGAGGAGGTGCGCGAGCTGCTGGCCGAGCTCGGCTTCCGCTCGCTCGACGAGGCCATCGGCCAGGTGTCCGCGCTGGACATGGTCGACGCGGTGAACCACTGGAAGGCCGCAGGCCTCGACCTCTCGCCGATCCTGCACGAGCCGGACCTCTCGGCGTTCCCCGGCCAGGACGTGCGCCAGACCAAGAAGCAGGACCACGGCCTGGAGAAGTCCCTCGACGTCACCGAGCTGGTGCCGCTGTGCCGGCCGGCGATCGAGCGGGGCGAGCCGGTGCGGGCGCAGGTCGCGATCCGCAACGTCAACCGCACCGTCGGCACGATCCTGGGCCACGAGGTGACCAAGGCCCACGGCGGCGAGGGGCTCCCCGAGGGCACCATCGACCTGACCTTCCTGGGCTCAGCCGGGCAGTCCTTCGGCGCGTTCGTGCCGCGCGGCATCACGCTGCGGCTCGAGGGCGACGCCAACGACTACGTCGGCAAGGGGCTGTCCGGCGGTCGGATCGTCGTGCGTCCCGACCGGGCCGCGACGTTCCGGGCCGACGAGCAGATCATCGCCGGCAACGTCATCGCCTACGGCGCCACCTCGGGTCGCATCCACATCCGCGGTGGGGTGGGGGAGCGGTTCGCCGTCCGCAACTCCGGCGCGTGGGCCGTCACCGAGGGCGTCGGCGACCACGCGTGCGAGTACATGACCGGCGGCCGCGTGGTCGTGCTCGGCAAGACCGGTCGCAACTTCGGCGCCGGCATGTCCGGCGGCGTGGCCTGGGTGCTCGACCTCAAGGAGCACCGCGTGAACAAGGAGCTCGTCGAGCTCGGCCCGGTCGAGGGCGAGGCCGCGCTCGAGCTCGAGCAGCTCGTCCGCGACCACGCCGAGGAGACCGGCTCCGAGGTGGCCGAGGCGCTGCTGGCCGACTGGCCCGCCGCGCTGTCGCGCTTCACCGAGGTCATGCCCACCGACTACCGCACGGTGCTCGAGGCCAAGGCCAAGGCCGAGGCCGAGGGCAAGTCCGAGGGCGAGGTCGCGACCGCGATGATGGAGGCCCTCCATGGGTGA
- a CDS encoding glutamate synthase subunit beta, translating into MADPKGFLKYDREVAQRRPVEERVQDWAEVYPDGVGRALLPIISTQAGRCMDCGIPFCHQGCPLGNIIPEWNDLVWRDDWEGAIERLHATNNFPEFTGRLCPAPCETACVLGINQDPVTIKNVEVSIIDRAWESGYVRPQPPEWLSGRTVAVVGSGPAGLAAAQQLTRAGHTVAVYERSDKIGGLLRYGIPEFKMEKKHLDRRLDQMRREGTVFRAGVDVGSELTADSLRDRYDAVVLAVGATAPRDLSIPGRDLDGIHQAMDYLPQSNRTALGEEVEGQVLATDKDVVIIGGGDTGADCLGTATRQGARSVTQLEIMPEPPDQRPAGQPWPTYPMTFRVSSAHEEAGDRVYSVSTQEFLGDEDGHVSALRLVEVRFENGRFEEVEGSEREIPAQLVLFAMGFVGPEQPGLVEQLGVDLDERGNIVRDTAYMTSVSGVFVAGDAGRGQSLIVWAIAEGRAAASAVDEYLTGSTTLPYPIKPTERPLVV; encoded by the coding sequence ATGGCTGACCCCAAGGGCTTCTTGAAGTACGACCGCGAGGTCGCGCAGCGCCGCCCGGTCGAGGAGCGCGTGCAGGACTGGGCCGAGGTCTACCCCGACGGGGTCGGGCGCGCGCTGCTGCCGATCATCTCCACCCAGGCCGGGCGCTGCATGGACTGCGGCATCCCGTTCTGCCACCAGGGCTGCCCGCTCGGCAACATCATCCCCGAGTGGAACGACCTGGTCTGGCGCGACGACTGGGAAGGTGCGATCGAGCGCCTGCACGCCACCAACAACTTCCCGGAGTTCACCGGCCGGCTGTGCCCGGCGCCGTGCGAGACCGCCTGTGTGCTCGGCATCAACCAGGACCCGGTGACGATCAAGAACGTCGAGGTCTCGATCATCGACCGCGCCTGGGAGAGCGGCTACGTCCGCCCCCAGCCGCCCGAGTGGCTCTCGGGCCGCACGGTCGCGGTGGTCGGCTCCGGCCCCGCCGGCCTGGCCGCCGCCCAGCAGCTGACCCGGGCCGGTCACACCGTCGCGGTCTACGAGCGCTCCGACAAGATCGGCGGGCTGCTGCGCTACGGCATCCCCGAGTTCAAGATGGAGAAGAAGCACCTCGACCGGCGCCTGGACCAGATGCGCCGCGAGGGCACGGTCTTCCGCGCCGGCGTCGACGTCGGCTCCGAGCTGACCGCCGACTCCCTGCGCGACCGCTACGACGCCGTCGTGCTCGCCGTCGGCGCCACCGCCCCGCGCGACCTCTCGATCCCCGGCCGTGACCTGGACGGCATCCACCAGGCCATGGACTACCTCCCGCAGTCCAACCGCACCGCCCTGGGCGAGGAGGTGGAGGGGCAGGTCCTGGCCACCGACAAGGACGTCGTCATCATCGGCGGCGGCGACACCGGCGCCGACTGCCTCGGCACCGCCACCCGCCAGGGCGCCCGCTCCGTCACCCAGCTCGAGATCATGCCCGAGCCCCCGGACCAGCGGCCCGCCGGACAGCCGTGGCCGACGTACCCCATGACCTTCCGGGTCTCCTCGGCCCACGAGGAGGCCGGCGACCGCGTCTACTCGGTCTCGACCCAGGAGTTCCTCGGCGACGAGGACGGGCACGTCTCCGCACTGCGGCTGGTCGAGGTCCGCTTCGAGAACGGCCGGTTCGAGGAGGTCGAGGGCTCCGAGCGCGAGATCCCCGCCCAGCTGGTGCTCTTCGCGATGGGCTTCGTCGGCCCCGAGCAGCCCGGGTTGGTCGAGCAGCTCGGCGTCGACCTCGACGAGCGCGGCAACATCGTGCGCGACACGGCGTACATGACCTCGGTCAGCGGCGTCTTCGTCGCCGGCGACGCCGGCCGCGGCCAGAGCCTCATCGTCTGGGCCATCGCCGAGGGCCGCGCCGCGGCCTCCGCCGTGGACGAGTACCTCACCGGCTCGACCACGCTGCCCTACCCGATCAAGCCGACCGAGCGCCCGCTGGTCGTCTGA